The following coding sequences lie in one Phalacrocorax aristotelis chromosome 4, bGulAri2.1, whole genome shotgun sequence genomic window:
- the INTS12 gene encoding integrator complex subunit 12 has protein sequence MAATVNLELDPIFLKALGFLHSKSKDSAEKLKALLDESLARGTDSSYRPSQKEVEQPKVSVTKPISSKQEPKASSSLPSGNNNGKPTASEKVKKETEKRSTDKIKGDTAEGADTPKKPRLEKQEARSSPITVQTSKDLSMPDLSSFEETSADDFAMEMGLACVVCRQMTVISGNQLVECQECHNLYHQDCHKPQVTDKEVNDPRLVWYCARCTRQMKRMAQKTQKPPQKPAPAVVSVAPAVKDPLVKKTEIKLKPETPPTFLAFKRTEVKTSAAISGNSASTSVSSSATSGLTGWAAFAAKTSSANPSTAKLGSTAQSASGKPAASSNNQKPVGLSGLATSKTGLGSKIASANNSTNPVQLKPPPPLTLGKTTLSRSVSSDNVSKVGLPSPSSTVPSTSSQVSSGNGNSGTVGNSGGSTSKTTADTSNQSTSLKGPTSQESQLNAMKRLQMVKKKAAQKKLKK, from the exons ATGGCTGCTACAGTGAACTTGGAGCTTGATCCAATTTTTCTGAAAGCTCTGGGCTTCTTGCATTCAAAGAGTAAGGACTctgctgaaaagctgaaagCGCTCCTTGATGAATCTTTGGCCAGGGGAACTGACTCAAGCTATCGTCCATCTCAGAAG GAAGTAGAGCAACCAAAAGTATCTGTTACCAAACCTATTTCCAGTAAGCAAGAGCCTAAAGCTTCTTCTAGCTTGCCTTCTGGCAACAACAATGGCAAGCCCACTGCatcagaaaaagtgaaaaaagaaacagaaaagagatcAACTGATAAA ATAAAAGGGGATACTGCTGAAGGAGCTGATACACCAAAGAAGCCCAGACTAGAGAAGCAAGAGGCTCGTTCCTCTCCTATTACAGTTCAGACAAGCAAGGATTTATCCATGCCTGATTTATCTAGCTTTGAAGAAACCAGTGCTGATGACTTTGCTATGGAAATGGGATTAGCCTGCGTTGTTTGCAG GCAAATGACAGTTATTTCTGGGAATCAGCTAGTGGAGTGTCAGGAGTGCCATAATCTCTACCACCAGGATTGCCATAAACCTCAAGTGACAGACAAGGAAGTAAATGATCCTCGACTTGTGTGGTATTGTGCCCGCTGTACCAGGCAGATGAAGAGAATG GCTCAGAAGACACAAAAACCACCTCAAAAACCAGCTCCTGCAGTGGTTTCAGTTGCACCAGCTGTGAAGGACCCATTGGTcaagaagacagaaattaagTTAAAACCTGAAACCCCACCAACTTTTCTAGCATTCAAGAGAACAGAAGTCAAG aCCTCGGCAGCAATTTCAGGGAACTCAGCCAGTACAAGTGTTTCCTCTTCAGCAACCAGTGGCCTTACAGGATGGGCTGCTTTTGCAGCCAAAACCTCCTCTGCCAATCCATCAACTGCCAAACTGGGATCAACAGCACAGAGTGCCAGCGGGAAACCTGCAGCTTCTTCAAATAACCAGAAACCCGTGGGTTTGTCAGGGTTGGCGACTTCCAAAACAGGACTGGGGTCAAAAATAGCTTCCGCCAACAACAGCACAAACCCTGTTCAGCTGAAACCACCTCCGCCTCTGACGCTGGGGAAAACCACTCTTAGCCGTTCAGTAAGCAGTGACAATGTCAGCAAAGTAGGTCTTCCTAGTCCCAGCAGTACTGTGCCGAGCACCAGCAGCCAGGTGAGCAGTGGGAATGGCAACAGTGGGACTGTGGGTAACAGTGGGGGCAGCAcaagcaaaaccacagcagatACTAGTAATCAGTCAACCTCCCTAAAAGGCCCGACTTCTCAGGAATCTCAGCTCAATGCTATGAAAAGGTTACAGATGGTCAAGAAGAAGGCTGCTCAAAAGAAACTCAAGAAGTAG